Proteins encoded together in one Maricaulis maris window:
- a CDS encoding 2'-deoxycytidine 5'-triphosphate deaminase → MADTGILPDHYLSALTERGIVTVETPLADGQVQPASIDLRLGNKAWRLRASFLPGPDRTVAERLDDDLVMHTVDLSAGAVLETGCVYLAPLQEGLKLPAGLTAAMNPKSSTGRIDVFTRVITDRGVAFDQAPVGYEGPLYAEISPCTFSILAREGDRLSQIRFRQGAHSTLRDVTVSVDLAGFDDGIVGYRARRHSGLVDLARIAGHAASRFWEPLYAPDRRLILDPGEFYILASQEAVEIGFDEAAEMAPIATEIGEFRAHYAGFFDPGFGKAEAGGVGARAVLEVRGRDVPFMLEHGQPIARLVYEPMLAAPETAYGQLASNYQAQGLKLSKFFKSE, encoded by the coding sequence ATGGCCGACACCGGAATTCTCCCCGACCATTATCTTTCTGCCCTCACCGAGCGCGGCATCGTGACCGTCGAGACACCTCTGGCGGACGGACAGGTGCAGCCGGCCAGCATTGATTTGCGTCTCGGCAACAAGGCCTGGCGCCTGAGGGCCAGCTTCCTGCCCGGGCCGGACCGGACCGTGGCCGAACGGCTTGACGATGACCTCGTCATGCACACCGTTGATCTCAGCGCCGGCGCCGTGCTGGAAACCGGCTGCGTCTATCTCGCACCGCTGCAGGAAGGCCTGAAGCTGCCCGCCGGCCTGACCGCGGCCATGAACCCGAAAAGCTCGACCGGCCGGATCGATGTCTTCACCCGTGTCATCACCGACCGGGGTGTGGCCTTCGACCAGGCGCCGGTGGGCTATGAGGGTCCGCTCTACGCCGAGATTTCGCCCTGCACCTTCTCCATCCTGGCGCGTGAAGGCGACCGGTTGAGCCAGATCCGCTTTCGTCAGGGCGCGCACTCGACCCTGCGCGACGTGACCGTCAGCGTCGACCTTGCCGGCTTCGATGACGGGATTGTCGGCTATCGCGCCCGGCGCCACTCCGGTCTCGTGGACCTGGCCAGGATTGCGGGGCATGCGGCCAGCCGTTTCTGGGAGCCGCTTTATGCGCCGGACCGGCGTCTGATCCTCGATCCGGGCGAGTTCTACATTCTGGCGTCTCAGGAAGCGGTCGAGATCGGTTTCGACGAGGCCGCCGAAATGGCACCCATCGCGACCGAGATCGGCGAGTTCCGCGCCCATTATGCCGGTTTCTTCGACCCCGGCTTCGGCAAGGCCGAGGCGGGGGGTGTCGGTGCCCGGGCCGTGCTGGAAGTGCGCGGCCGCGATGTGCCCTTCATGCTCGAGCACGGCCAGCCCATTGCGCGGCTCGTTTATGAGCCGATGCTGGCGGCCCCGGAGACGGCGTATGGCCAGCTGGCATCCAACTACCAGGCCCAGGGTCTCAAGCTCTCCAAATTCTTCAAAAGCGAATAG
- a CDS encoding SixA phosphatase family protein produces MRLVCGQFKTLLVRRADDRQPAANLPDAMTATLILMRHAKAVDRLEAEDDFQRGLTPRGRSDAADTADALAALGLTADLALVSPSWRTRQTFDQLIPQLGTPTVEDPMVLYHASTEMLERATRDALAPARTLLLVGHNPGIGGFAHKLALRCDASRQLPIGYPTATVCVFELANEDLGQPTLVACINPKG; encoded by the coding sequence GTGCGCCTTGTCTGCGGTCAGTTCAAGACCCTGCTGGTCAGGCGTGCTGATGATCGCCAACCTGCCGCCAACCTGCCGGATGCCATGACTGCCACATTGATCCTGATGCGACACGCCAAGGCCGTTGACCGGCTCGAAGCTGAAGACGATTTCCAGCGCGGCCTGACGCCGCGCGGGCGCAGCGATGCGGCCGATACGGCCGATGCGCTGGCGGCGCTCGGCCTGACCGCCGATCTGGCCCTGGTCTCGCCGTCCTGGCGGACCCGCCAGACCTTCGACCAGCTCATCCCCCAGCTCGGGACACCGACAGTGGAAGACCCGATGGTGCTCTACCACGCCTCCACCGAGATGCTGGAACGGGCCACCCGCGACGCGCTGGCCCCGGCCCGCACCCTTCTCCTCGTCGGCCATAACCCCGGGATTGGCGGCTTCGCCCACAAGCTGGCGCTGCGCTGTGACGCCTCGCGCCAGCTGCCGATTGGCTATCCGACCGCTACCGTTTGCGTCTTCGAGCTGGCGAATGAGGACCTCGGCCAGCCCACGCTGGTCGCCTGTATAAACCCTAAAGGGTAA
- the apaG gene encoding Co2+/Mg2+ efflux protein ApaG, whose amino-acid sequence MYEHESRGVRISVSPDYLEDESLPDEGRYVWAYTIEIENTGEQPVQLIARQWAITDANGNTEHVQGMGVIGEQPIIEPGGRFRYTSGAPLSTPSGFMSGSYEMRRGDGESFAATIPGFSLDRPSDRLWLH is encoded by the coding sequence ATGTATGAGCACGAAAGCCGCGGCGTGCGGATCAGTGTCAGTCCGGACTATCTTGAGGACGAGAGCCTTCCGGATGAAGGGCGCTATGTCTGGGCCTACACGATCGAGATCGAGAATACCGGCGAACAGCCGGTGCAGCTGATCGCTCGCCAGTGGGCGATCACCGACGCCAACGGCAATACCGAGCATGTCCAGGGCATGGGCGTGATTGGTGAGCAGCCGATTATTGAGCCTGGCGGGCGCTTCCGGTACACATCCGGCGCCCCGCTCAGCACCCCGTCGGGCTTCATGAGCGGCAGCTATGAGATGCGCCGCGGCGATGGTGAAAGCTTTGCCGCGACCATTCCCGGCTTCTCGCTGGACCGGCCATCCGACCGGTTGTGGCTGCACTGA
- a CDS encoding glycosyltransferase family 2 protein — protein MVLMNDAARTQGRPPTTPPHPWRPQGGRAFKPTKLASPSPQLARMWASEAAFGLAWRAPGLSAFGATSRALGRCVMAGLAVTALLALLMPGLALMTASGLVSVLFTGLIALRLAALALTPKPLTPPRAADAELPAATILVALYREAAVLPQLVRGLAAIDYPADRISFKLVLEADDDATIQPARGLALDDRFEIVIVPPGEPRTKPRALNYALRLCRTPLVTVHDAEDRPDPVQLRRAAEAFLAGNERLACVQAPLNWYNRDECWLSRQFALEYAAHFHALLPLYQRLGWPLPLGGTSNHFRRDALVAVGGWDAWNVTEDADLGLRLHAAGYRCGLIAPMTLEEAPLNLSPWIKQRTRWIKGYAQTIGVLVRCPDTPWRQVWPGALVLGGAFASALLHAPLCLACLFSLTLPGAPLTSGLLALAFMLTGYASAIACAGVAMRRAGLPLRTVDLAGMPVYWLLQTLAAGRAVRQLLSDPHHWEKTEHGLSALTEAPCISLSSPPLSESPCASASSSSPAGAPDNRCDPSAARA, from the coding sequence ATGGTCCTGATGAATGACGCTGCGCGGACACAAGGGCGACCACCGACGACGCCGCCTCATCCCTGGCGACCGCAGGGTGGTCGCGCCTTCAAGCCGACAAAGCTCGCCTCACCCTCACCGCAACTGGCCCGGATGTGGGCCAGCGAGGCAGCGTTCGGACTGGCCTGGCGCGCGCCCGGGCTGAGTGCGTTCGGCGCGACATCGCGAGCCCTCGGGCGGTGTGTCATGGCCGGACTGGCAGTGACGGCCCTGCTGGCCCTGCTGATGCCGGGCCTCGCGCTGATGACCGCAAGCGGTCTGGTCAGTGTGCTGTTCACCGGACTGATCGCGCTGCGCCTCGCCGCCCTTGCGCTGACGCCCAAACCATTGACCCCGCCGCGGGCCGCCGATGCCGAACTCCCCGCGGCCACCATTCTGGTGGCGCTCTACCGCGAGGCGGCAGTGCTGCCACAGCTGGTGCGCGGCCTGGCGGCGATCGACTATCCGGCGGACCGGATCAGCTTCAAGCTGGTTCTGGAGGCCGATGATGATGCAACAATCCAGCCCGCCCGCGGCCTGGCGCTCGACGACCGCTTCGAGATCGTCATCGTCCCGCCCGGCGAGCCCCGCACCAAGCCGCGCGCCCTGAATTACGCCCTGCGGCTGTGCCGCACACCCCTGGTCACGGTTCACGACGCCGAGGACCGACCGGACCCGGTCCAGCTGCGGCGAGCTGCGGAGGCCTTCCTGGCTGGCAATGAGCGCCTCGCCTGCGTGCAGGCGCCGCTGAACTGGTATAATCGCGACGAGTGCTGGCTCTCACGCCAGTTCGCGCTCGAATATGCCGCGCATTTCCATGCCCTTCTGCCGCTTTACCAACGCCTGGGCTGGCCGCTGCCGCTGGGCGGAACCAGCAATCATTTCCGCCGCGACGCACTGGTCGCCGTCGGCGGTTGGGATGCCTGGAATGTCACCGAGGATGCCGACCTCGGATTGCGACTGCACGCGGCCGGCTATCGCTGCGGGCTGATCGCACCGATGACCCTGGAAGAAGCGCCGCTGAACCTGTCGCCCTGGATCAAGCAACGCACTCGCTGGATCAAGGGCTATGCCCAGACCATCGGCGTGCTTGTCCGCTGCCCCGATACGCCCTGGCGCCAGGTCTGGCCCGGCGCGCTGGTGCTCGGCGGCGCCTTTGCCTCTGCCCTGCTGCATGCCCCGCTCTGCCTGGCCTGCCTGTTCTCCCTCACCCTGCCCGGCGCCCCGCTGACATCCGGCCTGCTGGCGCTGGCCTTCATGCTCACCGGATATGCCAGCGCCATCGCCTGCGCGGGTGTGGCGATGAGGCGGGCCGGATTGCCGCTGCGGACAGTCGATCTGGCCGGCATGCCGGTCTACTGGCTGCTGCAGACCCTTGCGGCGGGGCGCGCCGTACGCCAACTCCTGAGTGATCCCCACCATTGGGAGAAGACCGAACACGGCCTCAGCGCCCTGACGGAAGCGCCATGTATCTCGCTCTCATCCCCACCCTTGTCGGAATCGCCGTGTGCATCGGCCTCTTCTTCCTCGCCCGCTGGCGCGCCGGACAACCGGTGCGACCCGAGCGCGGCCCGCGCATGA
- a CDS encoding alpha/beta hydrolase family protein, producing MARLLGLASMLFMAVGAAHAQPPVPSIDDYAAMANMSSVNISPNGERIVFISGESRAERSIVIYSLVGDPPQVIDGGDDQVLAAVSWANDENLIATYSERRDLAAQGERADVFRNYIVRADGSRNWELNQYASLANRDISDPDTALVWLPVLQDNRGSRTGGDSVQRAVGLFRQGFGRDRDRRRVFIGDGGYTYLLNAENEPVVRYAFDDGEFELWSNLDDSGWERVYSENLTRERFRFGARRSDSWIGRMTNMAGLDSTGQYGYFTSRVNNDRAAVFRFNFETNEIEGPIVQSDLADVGSFIRDWRTNAIIGVRWNEERQHVEYFDETFAGIQSQLEGFFPDSNVSISSFDQDFRKVIISVNGGQTSQSYYLLDRDTGQMAFLSGAYARIPDEAIAPVEVVHYAARDGLELFGYLTTPPGREARDLPLVMLPHGGPQARDNYGFDPWAQFLAARGYAVFQPQFRGSEGFGRNFITMAHGEWGRSMQDDVSDAVHHLVETGVAARDRVCLFGWSYGGYAALAGATLTPELYRCVIAGAPVSDVFAMMEYETGRFGGASVTYWAEYIGDWRSETEYITRISPALNASDVQSPLMIIHGTDDLIVPFEQAEIMAEAMQAAGKPYELVAIQDGPHQSYRMTVDNVRELYTNLERFLFEHNPPDAATQ from the coding sequence ATGGCCCGTTTGCTAGGCCTTGCATCAATGCTGTTCATGGCGGTGGGGGCTGCCCATGCGCAGCCGCCGGTGCCATCCATCGACGACTACGCCGCCATGGCAAACATGTCGTCCGTAAACATTTCGCCGAATGGCGAGCGCATCGTGTTCATCTCCGGCGAGAGCCGGGCCGAACGGTCGATCGTGATCTATTCCCTGGTGGGCGATCCGCCGCAGGTGATCGATGGCGGCGATGACCAGGTTCTCGCGGCTGTCTCCTGGGCGAATGATGAAAACCTCATCGCCACCTATTCCGAGCGCCGCGACCTCGCGGCCCAGGGAGAACGCGCGGATGTGTTCCGCAACTACATCGTCCGCGCTGACGGCAGCCGGAACTGGGAACTCAACCAGTATGCCAGCCTGGCCAATCGTGACATCTCCGACCCGGATACGGCGCTGGTCTGGCTCCCGGTCCTGCAGGACAATCGGGGCTCGCGGACCGGCGGGGACTCTGTCCAGCGGGCCGTCGGCCTGTTCCGTCAGGGCTTCGGTCGCGACCGTGACCGCCGTCGCGTCTTTATCGGTGATGGCGGCTATACATATCTGCTCAATGCCGAGAATGAACCGGTTGTCCGATACGCCTTCGATGACGGCGAATTCGAGCTCTGGTCCAATCTGGATGACAGTGGCTGGGAGCGCGTCTACTCGGAAAACCTGACCCGTGAGCGCTTCCGCTTCGGTGCCCGTCGGTCTGACAGCTGGATCGGCCGGATGACCAATATGGCCGGCCTCGATTCGACCGGTCAGTATGGCTACTTCACCTCGCGCGTGAACAATGACCGCGCGGCGGTGTTCCGTTTCAACTTTGAAACCAACGAGATCGAAGGGCCGATCGTTCAGTCCGACCTGGCTGATGTCGGCAGCTTTATTCGCGACTGGCGCACCAATGCCATCATCGGTGTGCGTTGGAACGAAGAGCGGCAGCACGTCGAGTATTTCGACGAGACCTTCGCCGGTATCCAGTCCCAGCTCGAGGGGTTCTTCCCGGACTCGAATGTCTCGATCTCCAGCTTTGACCAGGATTTCCGCAAGGTGATCATTTCGGTCAATGGCGGTCAGACCAGCCAGAGCTATTACTTGCTCGATCGCGACACCGGCCAGATGGCCTTCCTGTCGGGTGCCTATGCGCGCATTCCGGATGAAGCGATTGCGCCGGTTGAAGTGGTCCACTACGCCGCACGCGACGGGCTGGAGCTGTTTGGCTATCTGACCACGCCGCCGGGCCGTGAAGCTAGAGATCTGCCGCTCGTGATGCTGCCGCACGGTGGCCCGCAGGCGCGTGACAATTACGGTTTTGATCCGTGGGCCCAATTCCTCGCCGCCCGTGGATATGCGGTGTTCCAGCCGCAATTCCGGGGGTCCGAGGGTTTTGGCCGCAACTTCATCACCATGGCTCACGGCGAATGGGGACGGTCCATGCAGGACGATGTCTCTGACGCGGTGCACCACCTTGTCGAGACCGGTGTCGCTGCTCGCGACCGTGTCTGCCTGTTCGGCTGGTCCTATGGCGGCTATGCCGCCCTGGCGGGTGCCACGCTGACGCCGGAGCTCTATCGCTGCGTGATTGCCGGTGCGCCGGTGTCCGACGTGTTTGCGATGATGGAATATGAGACCGGCCGCTTTGGTGGCGCCTCGGTGACCTACTGGGCCGAGTATATCGGCGACTGGCGCAGCGAAACCGAGTACATAACCCGGATCTCGCCGGCCCTGAACGCCTCTGACGTCCAGTCTCCGCTGATGATCATCCATGGTACGGACGATCTCATCGTGCCCTTCGAGCAGGCCGAGATCATGGCCGAGGCGATGCAGGCTGCGGGCAAGCCCTACGAGCTGGTCGCGATCCAGGACGGCCCGCACCAGTCCTACCGGATGACGGTGGACAATGTGCGCGAGCTCTACACCAATCTCGAGCGCTTCCTGTTCGAGCACAATCCGCCGGACGCTGCCACGCAGTAA